Proteins co-encoded in one Maylandia zebra isolate NMK-2024a linkage group LG16, Mzebra_GT3a, whole genome shotgun sequence genomic window:
- the csrnp3 gene encoding cysteine/serine-rich nuclear protein 3 isoform X1 has translation MVQMRRAMSGILKRKFEEVEASSSPCSSVRESDDEVSYSESGDSSDSVNPSASGPFTSNSILKREKRLRTRRVHFENVTVYYFSRRQGFTSVPSQGGSTLGMSSRHSWIRQYSVGEFALEQKRIHRDMLRDHLKEEKLNSIKLKLTKNGTVESEEANTLTAEDISDDDIDLDNTEVDEYFFLQPLTTKKRRALLRSSGVKKIDVEEKHELRAIRMSREDCGCDCRVFCDPETCACSIAGIKCQVDRMSFPCGCTKEGCSNSTGRVEFNPIRVRTHFLHTIMKLELEKSREQQQPSPTNGYHGEASDLGSGNPFAQSQHRLEYSLSDAVPQAASMHLQAADDMEETLDDEDEEEDEEDEEEEEEENDEDEDDEEDSSSVCSGLSDSSTQSLANSDSEDEEGDDDDEEKSENFEDDMTTPSVSHTEVVPLSSVLCYSDGSVGHDNHINGNTYLMNSSPAEYYQLGGTSAISNGQTSQPSEPYGENLAFQDPVSTTNGNVAQRPFSVTAEQYTDYSNHAEEQYAVNHHFTLSGGAPTTPLTCYTPDPKNKVLSKAAFEDQAENENQAPFQNYLNNNNQSSYSSHNSCMTTEQPPQESSLNGHSDLTLLANNTKNLPLPDHCPEVTAI, from the exons CTAACTCAATATTAAAGAGGGAGAAGCGCTTGCGGACGAGAAGGGTGCATTTTGAGAATGTGACAGTGTACTACTTCAGCCGACGGCAGGGCTTCACCAGCGTGCCCAGCCAGGGAGGCAGCACACTGGGCATGTCCAGCAGGCACAGCTGGATCAGGCAGTACTCCGTGGGTGAATTTGCCCTAGAGCAGAAGAGGATCCACAGAGACATGCTCAGAGACCACTTGAAGGAGGAGAAACTCAACTCAATCAAACTTAAG ctgacTAAGAATGGCACAGTGGAGTCTGAAGAGGCCAACACACTCACAGCAGAGGACATATCTGATGATGACATTGATCTGGACAACACAGAAGTAGACGAGTACTTCTTCCTGCAGCCTCTTACCACTAAAAAGCGTCGGGCACTGCTGCGCTCCTCTGGGGTAAAGAAGATTGATGTGGAAGAAAAACATGAACTTCGGGCTATTCGCATGTCCAGAGAGGACTGTGGCTGTGATTGCAGGGTTTTCTGTGACCCTGAGACCTGCGCCTGCAGCATTGCAGGGATCAAATGCCAG GTGGATCGTATGTCATTTCCATGTGGCTGCACAAAAGAAGGTTGCAGCAATTCAACTGGAAGAGTGGAGTTCAATCCCATTCGCGTCCGAACGCATTTCTTGCACACTATAATGAAACTTGAACTGGAGAAGAGTcgtgagcagcagcagccgtcCCCAACCAACGGGTACCACGGCGAAGCAAGCGACCTGGGAAGTGGAAACCCTTTTGCTCAATCACAGCACAGGCTGGAGTACTCTCTGTCAGATGCAGTTCCACAGGCGGCCAGCATGCACCTTCAAGCTGCAGACGACATGGAGGAGACACTAGATGATGAAGAcgaggaagaagatgaagaggacgaggaggaggaggaagaggaaaacgACGAAGATGAGGACGATGAGGAGGACAGTAGCAGCGTTTGCAGCGGGCTGTCTGATTCCAGCACACAAAGCTTGGCTAACAGCGACTCTGAGGACGAGGAGGGGGACGACGATGATGAAGAGAAGTCTGAGAATTTTGAAGACGACATGACGACACCGTCGGTTTCTCATACCGAAGTTGTGCCCTTATCCTCTGTGCTGTGTTACAGTGATGGCTCTGTGGGACATGACAACCACATTAATGGGAACACTTATTTAATGAACTCCTCTCCGGCTGAGTACTATCAGCTGGGGGGCACGAGCGCCATCTCCAACGGCCAAACCAGCCAGCCTAGTGAACCTTATGGGGAAAACTTGGCATTCCAAGATCCAGTTAGTACGACCAACGGGAACGTGGCCCAGAGACCTTTCAGCGTCACTGCTGAGCAGTACACAGACTACTCTAATCATGCTGAAGAACAATACGCAGTCAATCACCATTTTACTCTGAGCGGTGGTGCCCCTACCACCCCGCTGACCTGTTATACACCTGACCCGAAGAATAAAGTTTTGTCCAAAGCGGCGTTTGAGGACCAGGCAGAAAACGAGAACCAGGCTCCATTTCAAAACTACCTGAACAATAACAATCAGAGTTCCTACAGCAGTCACAACTCATGTATGACAACTGAGCAGCCACCACAAGAGTCAAGTCTCAACGGACATTCTGACCTGACCTTACTAGCAAACAACACTAAGAACCTGCCTTTACCAGACCACTGCCCTGAGGTCACAGCCATTTAG
- the csrnp3 gene encoding cysteine/serine-rich nuclear protein 3 isoform X2 has translation MRRAMSGILKRKFEEVEASSSPCSSVRESDDEVSYSESGDSSDSVNPSASGPFTSNSILKREKRLRTRRVHFENVTVYYFSRRQGFTSVPSQGGSTLGMSSRHSWIRQYSVGEFALEQKRIHRDMLRDHLKEEKLNSIKLKLTKNGTVESEEANTLTAEDISDDDIDLDNTEVDEYFFLQPLTTKKRRALLRSSGVKKIDVEEKHELRAIRMSREDCGCDCRVFCDPETCACSIAGIKCQVDRMSFPCGCTKEGCSNSTGRVEFNPIRVRTHFLHTIMKLELEKSREQQQPSPTNGYHGEASDLGSGNPFAQSQHRLEYSLSDAVPQAASMHLQAADDMEETLDDEDEEEDEEDEEEEEEENDEDEDDEEDSSSVCSGLSDSSTQSLANSDSEDEEGDDDDEEKSENFEDDMTTPSVSHTEVVPLSSVLCYSDGSVGHDNHINGNTYLMNSSPAEYYQLGGTSAISNGQTSQPSEPYGENLAFQDPVSTTNGNVAQRPFSVTAEQYTDYSNHAEEQYAVNHHFTLSGGAPTTPLTCYTPDPKNKVLSKAAFEDQAENENQAPFQNYLNNNNQSSYSSHNSCMTTEQPPQESSLNGHSDLTLLANNTKNLPLPDHCPEVTAI, from the exons CTAACTCAATATTAAAGAGGGAGAAGCGCTTGCGGACGAGAAGGGTGCATTTTGAGAATGTGACAGTGTACTACTTCAGCCGACGGCAGGGCTTCACCAGCGTGCCCAGCCAGGGAGGCAGCACACTGGGCATGTCCAGCAGGCACAGCTGGATCAGGCAGTACTCCGTGGGTGAATTTGCCCTAGAGCAGAAGAGGATCCACAGAGACATGCTCAGAGACCACTTGAAGGAGGAGAAACTCAACTCAATCAAACTTAAG ctgacTAAGAATGGCACAGTGGAGTCTGAAGAGGCCAACACACTCACAGCAGAGGACATATCTGATGATGACATTGATCTGGACAACACAGAAGTAGACGAGTACTTCTTCCTGCAGCCTCTTACCACTAAAAAGCGTCGGGCACTGCTGCGCTCCTCTGGGGTAAAGAAGATTGATGTGGAAGAAAAACATGAACTTCGGGCTATTCGCATGTCCAGAGAGGACTGTGGCTGTGATTGCAGGGTTTTCTGTGACCCTGAGACCTGCGCCTGCAGCATTGCAGGGATCAAATGCCAG GTGGATCGTATGTCATTTCCATGTGGCTGCACAAAAGAAGGTTGCAGCAATTCAACTGGAAGAGTGGAGTTCAATCCCATTCGCGTCCGAACGCATTTCTTGCACACTATAATGAAACTTGAACTGGAGAAGAGTcgtgagcagcagcagccgtcCCCAACCAACGGGTACCACGGCGAAGCAAGCGACCTGGGAAGTGGAAACCCTTTTGCTCAATCACAGCACAGGCTGGAGTACTCTCTGTCAGATGCAGTTCCACAGGCGGCCAGCATGCACCTTCAAGCTGCAGACGACATGGAGGAGACACTAGATGATGAAGAcgaggaagaagatgaagaggacgaggaggaggaggaagaggaaaacgACGAAGATGAGGACGATGAGGAGGACAGTAGCAGCGTTTGCAGCGGGCTGTCTGATTCCAGCACACAAAGCTTGGCTAACAGCGACTCTGAGGACGAGGAGGGGGACGACGATGATGAAGAGAAGTCTGAGAATTTTGAAGACGACATGACGACACCGTCGGTTTCTCATACCGAAGTTGTGCCCTTATCCTCTGTGCTGTGTTACAGTGATGGCTCTGTGGGACATGACAACCACATTAATGGGAACACTTATTTAATGAACTCCTCTCCGGCTGAGTACTATCAGCTGGGGGGCACGAGCGCCATCTCCAACGGCCAAACCAGCCAGCCTAGTGAACCTTATGGGGAAAACTTGGCATTCCAAGATCCAGTTAGTACGACCAACGGGAACGTGGCCCAGAGACCTTTCAGCGTCACTGCTGAGCAGTACACAGACTACTCTAATCATGCTGAAGAACAATACGCAGTCAATCACCATTTTACTCTGAGCGGTGGTGCCCCTACCACCCCGCTGACCTGTTATACACCTGACCCGAAGAATAAAGTTTTGTCCAAAGCGGCGTTTGAGGACCAGGCAGAAAACGAGAACCAGGCTCCATTTCAAAACTACCTGAACAATAACAATCAGAGTTCCTACAGCAGTCACAACTCATGTATGACAACTGAGCAGCCACCACAAGAGTCAAGTCTCAACGGACATTCTGACCTGACCTTACTAGCAAACAACACTAAGAACCTGCCTTTACCAGACCACTGCCCTGAGGTCACAGCCATTTAG